From a single Oreochromis niloticus isolate F11D_XX linkage group LG3, O_niloticus_UMD_NMBU, whole genome shotgun sequence genomic region:
- the LOC109201618 gene encoding uncharacterized protein LOC109201618, with product MMVKRWPALFTEDQVFMEFSRIVGKNLKQEFYENIDRHSPRFLELFRSKRGNVGQLLTQISQQTNTTDPTAIRTQVLRGLPIILGDNPSTFFKAGFESDADFFRDLDIGILLTEREEAVLTSAQHPSPTLLKIIIEGEVVMENIQDLPKAMCILFGLTYALHLNYPKSMKLTFLFIQQILLSLGHTDLKPKIQSLKNQLTM from the exons ATGATGGTGAAACGCTGGCCTGCCCTCTTCACAGAAGATCAG gtGTTCATGGAGTTCAGCAGGATTGTGGGCAAGAACCTCAAGCAGGAATTTTATGAGAACATCGATCGGCACAGTCCTCGTTTCCTTGAGTTATTTCGTTCCAAGAGAGGGAATGTTGGACAGTTGTTGACTCAGATTTCACAACAGACCAAT ACTACTGACCCAACTGCAATCCGGACACAGGTGCTCAGAGGGCTTCCAATCATCCTGGGGGACAATCCTTCAACCTTCTTCAAAGCAGGCTTT GAATCAGATGCTGATTTTTTCCGTGACCTTGACATCGGGATTCTTCTCACTGAGCGTGAAGAGGCTGTGCTCACATCTGCCCAGCATCCAAGTCCAACCTTGTTGAAAATTATCATTGAGGGAGAAGTCGTGATGGAAAACATCCAAGATCTGCCTAAAGCAATGTGCATTCTGTTTGGACTCACGTATGCACTCCATCTTAACTATCCTAAAAGTATGAAGCTGACCTTTCTGTTCATCCAACAGATTTTGCTCTCATTAGGCCACACTGACCTAAAGCCAAAGATACAATCTTTGAAAAATCAGCTTACAATGTAA